One window of the Bombyx mori chromosome 20, ASM3026992v2 genome contains the following:
- the LOC101738439 gene encoding mitochondrial S-adenosylmethionine carrier protein, whose product MMEKNETQSTNSPYLAPLLAGAMAGLSVDLTLYPLDTLKTRLQAEQGFHKAGGFRGVYRGILTVASTSMPTTALFFVSYETTKTLCIPHMPGSYSSLVHMFAASIGEILACVIRVPTEIAKQRKQTYVGTKKTSSISILFQAYKTEGFRKGVYRGFVSTVARDLPFSFIEMPVWELLKTTLRNHNDGQLSSFQTALCGSAAGGFAGAVTTPLDLAKTRIMLAPDYAVTRKLRIRPVLEEIYCRGGVRGLFAGATPRLLAFTLGGFVFFGVYDLTKNLFERNTSR is encoded by the exons atGATGGAGAAAAATGAGACACAGTCAACAAATTCACCCTATCTGGCTCCTCTCCTG GCTGGAGCTATGGCTGGATTGTCCGTAGATTTAACATTATATCCTCTTGATACACTGAAGACACGTCTACAAGCAGAGCAGGGCTTTCATAAGGCTGGAGGATTCCGTGGAGTTTATAGAG GTATTTTGACAGTCGCTTCGACTTCCATGCCAACGACGGCATTATTCTTTGTGTCCTATGAAACTACGAAGACACTATGTATACCACACATGCCGGGTTCATACTCGTCGCTAGTTCACATGTTTGCTGCAAGCATCGGTGAAatt TTAGCGTGTGTTATAAGAGTACCAACGGAAATAGCAAAACAGAGAAAACAAACGTATGTCGGGACCAAGAAGACAAGCAGTATATCAATACTATTTCAG GCATACAAAACGGAAGGTTTTCGCAAGGGCGTATACAGAGGATTTGTGTCTACAGTCGCTAGGGATTTACCGTTCAGCTTCATAGAGATGCCCGTCTGGGAGCTCCTGAAGACGACCCTCAGGAACCACAACGACGGACAACTGTCCAGCTTTCAG ACAGCGCTGTGCGGGTCCGCGGCTGGTGGGTTCGCGGGGGCCGTCACCACGCCTCTGGACCTCGCCAAGACGCGCATCATGCTGGCCCCGGACTACGCGGTCACGCGGAAACTGAGAATACGTCCGGTCCTCGAGGAGATATACTGTCGCGGCGGCGTCCGGGGCCTGTTCGCGGGCGCCACGCCGCGCCTCCTCGCCTTCACGCTCGGCGGCTTCGTATTCTTCGGCGTTTATGATCTCACGAAGAATCTTTTTGAGAGAAATACGTCTCGGTAG
- the LOC101738569 gene encoding cilia- and flagella-associated protein 45, with the protein MPKVAKDPHEGIPYHNVRKGSDPGCYQLHRPSQCRLKFPISKRSIHKCEVPKREYTMVPQIGGWRPLLVPKTEPNFYPAIMHKEQFERLKKQAKVVTQEELLQAMHDQEAAIQKAAKESEARKQLLKEKLMPQPGAETATGAADPELEGPDQTAHTLSRAEILRADNMQGPRLCNRIILASKCHAIRDAQIAEKDLIKKELDEEQQRLDAIMEENRKEAVHRSETEEARRHHLRLQNLAALKEQIQAHEQAKIMEAERIEEESIRVNQANIAMQIDEAQKLKEKHERQLKLKEMLDQGNAELLYFKQLQNEEERIMNLRISNFLKQKQEREAKARADAEAVKAAKQKGIDHIAKAQKAEQELKEELERIRNLKIQEDVEREYRRKERDAAIKRNKEMKQLHEARVQQIKDIHRLIAREIAKDEQSFNNAARQNEEFIQKEKELDEKRKARVEKHRQEIMRQINEKERARAELREKLQREGVALRMEQQQQDKYERNVIKQKVAAMRQQKVSEKYVKEVEQTLGKHGYQ; encoded by the exons ATGCCTAAAGTTGCGAAAGATCCTCACGAGGGCATACCCTACCACAACGTCAGGAAAGGAAGCGACCCTGGCTGCTACCAACTTCACAg GCCCTCACAATGCCGCCTAAAATTCCCAATCTCAAAGCGTTCCATCCACAAATGCGAGGTGCCGAAAAGAGAGTACACCATGGTCCCGCAAATCGGTGGTTGGCGTCCTCTGTTAGTGCCGAAGACCGAACCGAACTTCTATCCAGCTATCATGCATAAGGAGCAATTCGAAAGGTTGAAGAAACAAGCTAAA GTCGTAACCCAAGAGGAGCTCCTCCAAGCCATGCACGATCAAGAAGCGGCAATCCAGAAGGCCGCCAAAGAGTCCGAGGCACGGAAGCAGCTTCTGAAGGAGAAACTCATGCCGCAGCCCGGAGCCGAGACGGCTACCGGCGCCGCGGACCCGGAACTCGAAGGGCCGGACCAGACTGCTCACACCCTGTCAAGAGCTGAGA TACTGCGGGCGGACAACATGCAGGGTCCTCGTCTCTGCAACCGCATCATCCTGGCGTCTAAGTGTCACGCCATCAGAGACGCTCAGATCGCGGAGAAGGACCTCATCAAGAAGGAGCTCGATGAGGAACAACAGAG ACTCGACGCCATTATGGAGGAGAATCGTAAAGAGGCGGTACACCGCTCGGAGACGGAGGAGGCTCGTCGGCATCACCTCCGCCTTCAGAACCTGGCAGCTCTGAAAGAACAGATTCAGGCTCACGAACAAGCCAAG ATAATGGAGGCTGAGCGTATTGAAGAGGAAAGCATCCGAGTGAACCAAGCCAACATAGCGATGCAGATCGATGAGGCCCAGAAACTCAAAGAGAAGCACGAGAGGCAGTTGAAGCTCAAGGAAATGCTTGATCAAG GTAACGCAGAACTTCTCTACTTCAAGCAATTACAAAACGAAGAGGAACGTATAATGAACTTGAGGATCTCTAACTTCTTAAAGCAGAAGCAAGAGCGAGAGGCCAAAGCCAGGGCTGATGCTGAGGCCGTTAAGGCTGCTAAGCAGAAGGGCATCGACCACATCGCTAAGGCGCAGAAA GCAGAGCAAGAGCTGAAAGAAGAGTTAGAGAGGATACGGAACTTGAAGATACAGGAGGACGTTGAGAGGGAGTACAGGAGGAAAGAGAGGGACGCCGCTATCAAGAGGAACAAGGAGATGAAACAATTACACGAAGCTAGGGTTCAGCAG ATCAAAGACATACATCGTCTCATTGCGAGAGAGATTGCGAAAGATGAACAAAGCTTCAACAACGCCGCCCGACAGAACGAAGAGTTCATACAGAAAGAGAAGGAG CTTGATGAGAAACGTAAAGCTCGCGTCGAGAAGCACAGGCAAGAGATCATGCGGCAGATTAACGAGAAGGAACGCGCTCGTGCTGAGCTGAGGGAGAAGCTGCAGAGGGAAGGAGTCGCTCTCAGGATGGAGCAGCAACAGCAGGATAAATACGAAAGAAATGTCATTAAGCAGAAG gTGGCCGCCATGAGACAGCAGAAGGTATCTGAGAAGTACGTCAAGGAAGTCGAGCAGACGCTAGGAAAACAtggatatcaataa